A genomic stretch from Penicillium digitatum chromosome 4, complete sequence includes:
- a CDS encoding Glycoside hydrolase, superfamily, which yields MKHLTQALVGLVLACFACAEAGVERQSRGDVAQPPLPPSAKEVVVWVNEKGEHISTETHYAQGLGSAQQEHKPPTPIPDLNVPSIAPPYAPSKNNNDVNGHSNPAPYKPKELQHPNTHSKPPAPHSHSDQHPHSQFGISYSPYKADRTCKNQEEVNDDLDRISQYSFIRIYGTDCDQTRTVTNAARRHNMLVFAGIYDLTDFPKSLDTFGESVTNPDGKIDWSIFHTIAIGNELVNGGTNSAADVATAVQKARSVLRAQGYTGPIVTVDTFSVHLNHPELCHVSDYCAANCHAFFDATQQPAGAGAYALEQARSISARAGGKRTMITESGWPHAGDANGGAIPSADNQQAAIASLKKSFDHRREDLVLFTAFDDLWKDDNMYTFNAEKFWGIHGGL from the exons ATGAAGCACCTTACTCAGGCGCTTGTCGGCCTGGTACTTGCATGTTTTGCTTGCGCTGAAGCTGGGG TGGAGAGACAATCCCGCGGTGATGTCGCCCAACCACCTTTACCACCATCTGCAAAAGAGGTAGTCGTCTGGGTCAATGAAAAGGGAGAGCACATCAGCACGGAAACACACTATGCTCAGGGCCTGGGCTCTGCACAACAAGAGCAT AAACCCCCAACACCAATCCCAGACCTGAATGTCCCCTCCATAGCACCACCATATGCACCATCTAAGAACAACAACGACGTGAACGGCCACTCGAACCCGGCTCCATATAAACCAAAAGAGCTCCAACACCCTAACACACACTCCAAACCGCCTGCTCCTCATTCCCATTCTGACCAGCACCCACATTCCCAATTTGGTATCTCCTACTCCCCCTACAAAGCAGACAGGACCTGCAAGAACCAAGAAGAAGTGAACGACGACTTAGACCGAATCTCTCAATACTCCTTCATCCGCATCTATGGCACAGACTGCGACCAAACAAGAACCGTAACGAACGCCGCACGACGACACAACATGCTTGTCTTCGCCGGCATCTACGACCTAACCGACTTCCCAAAAAGCCTCGATACCTTCGGGGAGTCAGTAACAAACCCCGATGGCAAAATAGACTGGTCAATTTTCCATACGATCGCCATCGGCAACGAGCTCGTTAACGGCGGTACCAACTCCGCTGCCGACGTCGCGACCGCCGTGCAAAAAGCACGCTCCGTGCTCCGCGCACAGGGCTACACAGGTCCCATCGTCACAGTCGATACTTTCTCTGTCCACCTCAACCACCCCGAACTCTGCCATGTCTCCGACTACTGTGCCGCGAACTGCCATGCTTTCTTCGATGCGACTCAGCAGCCTGCTGGAGCCGGCGCTTATGCCCTAGAGCAGGCGCGTAGCATCTCTGCCAGAGCGGGCGGCAAGCGTACCATGATCACGGAGTCCGGCTGGCCGCATGCTGGGGATGCGAATGGGGGTGCTATTCCTTCGGCGGATAACCAGCAGGCAGCTATTGCGAGTTTGAAAAAGAGTTTTGACCACCGCAGAGAGGATTTGGTGCTCTTTACTGCTTTTGATGATTTGTGGAAGGATGACAACATGTACACCTTCAATGCGGAAAAGTTTTGGGGGATTCACGGGGGTTTGTAG
- a CDS encoding Glycosyl hydrolase 47 family protein, whose product MATNINRLCFLSRSNSTAPFLYNTRTLTPLSSAARKQFNRRFPRSFSTQNNTEATVATENKSLAEDNTSQNTSEQSAASTPTSETAPKPRRSYLQKRAASVSERPSLRPSVAKKTTKIPPKITTQEKLIFGGLLEQLGFKHDGETTESSSLKPMSEEKKAEMAELMSVFDNLLKDPRAKKAALKAKQQARDDYSPYRRSEKSETEEPIPAENQGPKRINLRDLGYSEPATASAAEVTVSLRRAIEIVVKAESEHIEFALFQAIEDGKGDMGVWEVCKERIFSMLRHLDEKSLVEASDPESASTTDRLEPPSQPSGLLRVPAVVPVAPVVVALYPKVLLISFRLLNTHFRESPLIPQFRSTIKEYGRISAFLGASSGLYDELIRYHWRVCKDLPAVVSILREMNQLGINPSSKSRGMLTGLIIRQARDLETHRKSPDGKDFFWDMPSNKEAFDELTRRDGWMDQIEARSEEEARQRQATRTFRR is encoded by the coding sequence ATGGCGACAAATATCAACCGGCTATGCTTCCTTTCAAGAAGCAATTCTACGGCTCCTTTCTTATATAACACTCGCACGCTTACTCCACTCTCATCTGCTGCCCGAAAACAATTCAATCGTCGCTTTCCGCGCTCTTTTTCTACCCAGAACAATACCGAGGCAACTGTTGCGACGGAGAACAAATCATTAGCGGAGGATAACACAAGTCAGAACACTTCTGAACAGTCAGCTGCCTCCACCCCGACGAGCGAGACAGCTCCGAAACCGCGGCGAAGCTATCTGCAGAAACGAGCAGCATCTGTATCCGAAAGGCCCAGCCTCAGACCGTCTGTGGCGAAGAAGACCACGAAGATACCACCGAAGATCACAACCCAAGAGAAATTGATATTTGGAGGGCTCTTAGAGCAGCTTGGCTTCAAACACGATGGGGAAACAACCGAGTCAAGCTCGTTGAAACCAATGAgtgaggagaagaaggccgaAATGGCCGAGCTCATGTCGGTGTTCGATAATCTACTAAAAGACCCAAGGGCAAAGAAGGCGGCTTTGAAAGCCAAGCAGCAAGCGAGGGACGACTATTCGCCCTATCGAAGATCAGAGAAATCGGAAACGGAAGAACCAATCCCAGCGGAGAACCAAGGTCCAAAGCGAATCAACCTCCGTGATCTGGGCTATTCCGAGCCCGCCACAGCCAGCGCTGCCGAGGTAACCGTCAGCCTGCGGCGGGCGATTGAGATCGTTGTCAAGGCGGAATCAGAGCACATTGAATTCGCACTCTTCCAAGCCATCGAGGATGGCAAAGGCGACATGGGAGTGTGGGAGGTATGCAAAGAGCGCATCTTCTCCATGTTGCGCCACCTAGACGAGAAGTCTCTCGTGGAGGCTTCAGACCCCGAAAGTGCGAGCACAACAGACCGCCTTGAACCACCCTCTCAGCCATCAGGACTCCTCCGAGTCCCAGCCGTCGTCCCGGTCGCCCCAGTCGTGGTAGCTCTATACCCGAAGGTTCTCCTAATCTCCTTCCGCCTGCTGAACACTCACTTCCGTGAATCCCCACTCATCCCCCAATTCCGCTCGACTATCAAAGAGTACGGCCGGATCTCTGCTTTCCTCGGTGCTTCATCCGGGCTGTACGATGAATTGATCCGCTACCACTGGCGAGTATGCAAGGATCTCCCCGCTGTGGTATCCATCCTGCGCGAGATGAACCAGCTGGGCATCAACCCCAGTAGCAAGTCTCGCGGCATGCTAACCGGACTTATCATTCGCCAAGCCCGGGACTTGGAGACTCATCGGAAATCCCCGGACGGGAAGGATTTCTTCTGGGACATGCCGTCTAATAAGGAGGCATTCGATGAGCTTACTCGGAGGGATGGGTGGATGGATCAGATCGAGGCGCGCTCAGAGGAAGAGGCGAGGCAACGCCAAGCTACTCGGACTTTCCGCCGTTGA
- a CDS encoding WD40/YVTN repeat-like-containing domain — protein MSCNGPSRFAADVPRTPEAQTAYESSTPETPDINMPGKTELSDFEKQRLANIAERDALLKKLTLESQSSGLFASPKTPGTNGAKPKKRPAPKAKVKVEEVTTPRRTSSRLKGIAAESEVAKRKADDEYEAMREADRIKRMRRTDSFSQADMFVSGQKLSADSLISVDVITKGVAKPYERTFGDDEIEKTTDKELKTLREEMNGLQLWESWDPQRIKITPERVYSMVFHPSESKPLIFAGDKLGHLGMLDASQEKPTADEDDDEDEDDPDPVLTTLKPHTRTISAMMVNPSKPTHLYTASYDSSIRSLDLEKMVSSETYAPESTNIDEALSGVDMAPDDPNTLYWTTLQGGFGRYDTRTPREDNNVSSWDLSEKKIGGFTLCPSQSYYFATASLDRFLRLWDLRKLSPDTPTPVAEHESRLSVSHAAFNAAGQIATSSYDDTLKIYDVGAKGFSSWKQGHRLSEKEFTPDTVVRHNCQTGRWVTILRPQWQLNPQSSIQRFCIGNMNRFVDVYTSSGDQLAQLGGDGITAVPAVAVFHRSKNWVAGGTASGKLCLWK, from the exons ATGTCGTGTAACGGGCCCTCGCGTTTCGCCGCGGACGTGCCTCGCACCCCCGAGGCGCAAACTGCATACGAATCCAGTACGCCCGAAACCCCGGATATCAACATGCCAGGGAAAACTGAATTGTCGGACTTTGAAAAGCAGCGTTTGGCAAACATTGCTGAGCGTGATGCGCTGTTAAAGAAACTTACCCTCGAATCGCAATCTTCCGGGCTCTTTGCAAGCCCTAAGACTCCGGGCACCAATGGCGCAAAGCCGAAAAAGCGCCCGGCTCCTAAAGCTAAAGTGAAGGTCGAGGAAGTGACCACACCTCGACGGACATCGTCGCGCCTCAAAGGCATTGCGGCCGAAAGTGAAGTAGCGAAGCGCAAGGCCGACGATGAGTATGAGGCGATGCGCGAAGCGGATAGAATCAAGAGGATGCGCCGGACAGACTCGTTCAGTCAGGCGGACATGTTTGTGTCGGGCCAAAAGCTTAGTGCAGATAGCCTGATCAGCGTGGATGTCATCACCAAGGGTGTTGCAAAGCCCTATGAAAGGACTTTCGGGGACGACGAAATCGAGAAGACGACAGACAAAGAACTGAAGACTCTTCGGGAGGAGATGAATGGGCTTCAATTGTGGGAATCTTGGGATCCTCAGC GGATCAAGATCACCCCCGAACGTGTCTATAGCATGGTGTTCCACCCGTCCGAATCCAAACCTCTTATATTCGCGGGCGACAAATTGGGTCATCTGGGTATGTTGGATGCTTCGCAGGAAAAGCCCACAGCGGACGAAGACGAcgacgaagatgaggacGACCCAGATCCAGTCCTCACGACACTCAAACCCCATACCCGGACCATCAGCGCAATGATGGTTAATCCCTCAAAGCCAACACATTTGTACACGGCAAGCTATGATAGCTCTATTCGATCGCTGGACTTGGAGAAAATGGTCTCTTCAGAGACCTATGCTCCCGAGTCGACGAATATCGATGAGGCCCTTTCCGGAGTTGATATGGCCCCCGATGATCCTAATACCTTGTACTGGACTACACTTCAAGGTGGATTCGGGCGATATGATACGCGCACTCCACGGGAAGATAATAATGTGTCAAGCTGGGATCTatcggagaagaagatcggGGGCTTCACACTGTGTCCCTCCCAGTCCTACTACTTCGCCACGGCAAGTCTGGATCGATTCCTGAGATTATGGGATCTGCGCAAGTTGTCACCTGACACTCCAACTCCTGTTGCCGAGCATGAAAGCCGGCTCTCGGTTTCCCATGCAGCTTTCAATGCGGCTGGACAAATTGCTACTTCTTCCTACGACGATACATTGAAGATATACGACGTGGGTGCCAAAGGGTTCTCTTCGTGGAAACAAGGCCACAGGCTTTCAGAGAAGGAGTTTACTCCAGACACAGTGGTCCGACACAACTGCCAGACTGGCCGCTGGGTGACTAT TCTCCGCCCCCAATGGCAACTTAATCCGCAATCTTCCATCCAACGCTTTTGCATCGGCAATATGAACCGTTTTGTCGATGTGTACACTAGCAGTGGCGACCAGCTTGCGCAGCTCGGCGGTGATGGAATCACCGCTGTTCCTGCTGTGGCTGTATTCCACCGTAGCAAGAACTGGGTTGCTGGTGGTACCGCTAGCGGTAAGCTCTGCTTATGGAAGTGA
- a CDS encoding GTPase activating protein (BUD2/CLA2), putative has product MESENSNSFKRNSMHQAIYSRPVERRASKKSSSRDRHDSHSPTNNSPSSEPEHLTGGTLSSSRNTVRSRPIEPERRRNFSKHSSGAGKEDPPVEARSQRARSRTTAAEDKRNDITSNTFKARTRVGSINTPSSSQPKLTEDPSSSIGFPSIESPKYSSQTVPRHRLTKAAGLVAGGAQNQDSFSSPLSGAEATKILQLMKTTCGRMHGILSFRTASTTSWTSGYCAINVANGSLIYQAKGEPALAKTLIPDLRGCRVRTLWDSELQCTYLSVHTFTSGLGIQLRPHVNETFDSWLAALLCWQPIRPKGVQNKMTKPQEVVIGDRRIPERRRNSESTTQKDATIIKVGKMLLWDKPSASGAMPVSGRRVSTYRQSRALSSSWRKVSCTLQENGFFKLFTESDVAILACVQLSQLSRCAIQQLNSSVLDDEFCIAIYPQYAAHPVPDSNVRPIYLALESRVLFEVWGMIPRKKTEAEATEPPLTKDMFRIERFLSLKIVEAKLFRPKEEDTPRSRKASKSHGQPAPTSKVSDYYTEVLLDGEIRGKTAVKYRTMNPFWREDFLFTDLPPVLSQASILVKTLYPTQRDWTLIAHGSYVPNQDVSAVNMLDEIEISANDIIFGRVDLRLEELDAGVDIEKWWPILDNQDQAIGEMFMRAKMEETVVLMSDEYSAMSELLHSFTNGLTINMAHVMSSELSHLAEMLLNIYQVSGSTVEWISALVEDEIDGVHKESTANRLRYTSRIHSNITQENSQEREVLVRDMGRTATVEANLLFRGNSLLTKALDLHMRRLGKQYLEETIAERLRDIDESDPDCEVDPSRVPRHEDLDRNWRNLTALTTSVWKSIAGSASRCPAELRRIFRHVRACADDRYGDFLRSVTYSSVSGFLFLRFFCPAILNPKLFGLLKDHPRPRAQRTLTLVAKALQGLANMTTFGNKEPWMEPMNKFLVGHRSEFKDFVDSVCAIPADRPVPTVTPSYTTPFQILGRLPPTSREGFPSLPFLIDYARSFANLIQVWLDVSPERLDELTELDVNLSKFQKEALRLRARTEECLKRAEQAERPSGNLEIKWEALVDSMERPVTFYDENSSKPIAPALDTSTGTAAVPSSHRNSTGYFSTRPTVPRRSTDRAPDAEDETPPSSSSANWDQSRIPFSIPRWSDTRDSTGSSKNSSTYSLENPESSKARRSSITKDSSSSKYRFFDFVPAPSRRKAKERDQTQNHSHEDLRNEP; this is encoded by the exons ATGGAGTCCGAGAATTCGAACTCCTTCAAGCGGAACTCGATGCACCAAGCGATATACAGTCGTCCAGTGGAACGGCGTGCAAGCAAGAAGTCTTCATCTAGGGACCGACATG ATTCGCACTCCCCCACCAACAATTCCCCTTCATCCGAACCGGAGCACCTCACGGGCGGCACCTTGTCATCATCTCGAAACACCGTGCGATCACGGCCTATAGAACCCGAACGTCGTCGGAATTTCAGCAAACACTCATCCGGGGCAGGCAAAGAAGATCCTCCGGTGGAAGCAAGGAGTCAACGGGCGCGATCACGGACAACGGCGGCAGAGGATAAACGCAACGACATCACTTCCAACACCTTTAAAGCTCGAACGCGGGTTGGTTCAATTAACACGCCCAGTTCGTCTCAACCCAAACTAACCGAAGATCCGTCTTCTTCCATCGGGTTTCCTTCCATTGAGTCCCCAAAATACAGCAGCCAGACCGTCCCTCGCCATCGACTGACCAAAGCCGCCGGTCTGGTCGCCGGGGGAGCACAAAATCAAGATTCGTTTTCCTCACCTCTTTCCGGTGCGGAAGCTACAAAAATCCTACAGTTGATGAAGACCACCTGTGGGAGAATGCATGGAATCCTATCCTTTCGAACGGCCTCGACCACTTCCTGGACATCCGGATACTGCGCTATCAATGTCGCTAATGGAAGTCTCATCTACCAAGCCAAGGGAGAGCCGGCATTGGCCAAAACACTGATCCCCGATCTACGTGGTTGTCGAGTTCGGACCTTGTGGGACTCTGAGCTCCAATGCACCTATCTGAGCGTACACACATTTACCTCTGGGCTTGGGATACAACTACGACCTCACGTGAATGAAACGTTTGATTCTTGGCTTGCAGCATTACTGTGTTGGCAACCAATTCGGCCCAAGGGAGTCCAGAACAAGATGACAAAGCCTCAAGAGGTTGTGATTGGAGACCGACGAATCCCCGAACGTCGACGCAACTCGGAAAGCACAACACAAAAGGATGCAACTATCATCAAGGTCGGCAAGATGCTTTTATGGGACAAACCGTCTGCTTCCGGTGCTATGCCGGTGTCCGGACGCCGCGTGTCCACATACAGGCAGTCGAGGGCTCTGTCTTCCTCGTGGAGGAAGGTGAGCTGTACACTACAAGAAAACGGCTTTTTTAAGCTCTTTACAGAGTCCGACGTGGCTATTTTAGCATGTGTGCAGTTATCTCAATTATCACGCTGCGCCATCCAGCAGCTGAACTCCTCAGTGTTGGATGATGAGTTTTGCATTGCCATCTATCCTCAATATGCGGCACATCCAGTACCCGATTCCAATGTGCGACCTATATACCTCGCTCTTGAAAGTCGTGTTCTATTTGAGGTATG GGGGATGATCCCACGAAAAAAAACAGAAGCTGAAGCCACCGAACCACCGTTGACCAAAGACATGTTTCGGATTGAACGATTCTTGAGCTTGAAAATTGTGGAGGCGAAGTTGTTTCGACCTAAAGAGGAGGACACCCCTCGAAGCCGGAAGGCATCAAAATCACATGGGCAGCCTGCTCCAACCTCGAAGGTCAGCGACTACTACACGGAGGTGCTCCTAGATGGGGAAATTCGTGGCAAGACTGCTGTCAAGTATCGCACCATGAATCCTTTCTGGCGAGAAGATTTCCTCTTCACTGATCTACCGCCAGTGCTATCCCAAGCCTCTATCCTTGTCAAAACTCTGTACCCGACACAGAGGGACTGGACACTTATCGCCCACGGATCATACGTGCCCAACCAAGACGTGAGTGCTGTGAACATGCTAGATGAGATCGAAATTTCTGCAAACGATATCATCTTCGGACGGGTAGACCTGCGACTAGAAGAATTGGATGCCGGTGTAGATATCGAAAAGTGGTGGCCTATCCTGGATAACCAAGACCAGGCGATTGGCGAGATGTTCATGAGAGCCAAGATGGAGGAAACCGTCGTCTTGATGTCCGACGAGTACTCGGCGATGTCGGAACTTCTCCATTCCTTCACCAATGGCCTCACAATCAACATGGCACATGTGATGTCTTCTGAGCTAAGTCACCTGGCCGAGATGCTCCTGAACATTTACCAGGTCTCGGGGTCAACGGTTGAATGGATCTCAGCCTTGGTTGAAGACGAGATTGATGGGGTTCACAAAGAATCCACCGCCAACCGGCTGAGGTATACATCAAGGATTCATTCGAATATCACACAGGAGAATAGCCAAGAGCGCGAGGTACTCGTCAGGGACATGGGCAGGACGGCCACTGTGGAGGCTAACCTCTTGTTCCGTGGAAATTCGCTTCTAACCAAGGCCCTCGATCTTCACATGCGTCGTCTGGGTAAGCAGTATTTGGAGGAGACTATCGCAGAACGACTACGTGATATTGATGAGAGCGATCCGGATTGCGAAGTCGATCCATCTCGAGTTCCACGCCACGAGGATCTTGATCGCAACTGGCGAAACCTCACAGCTCTCACCACAAGCGTGTGGAAATCCATTGCGGGATCTGCATCGAGATGTCCGGCAGAACTGCGACGCATCTTCCGGCATGTCAGGGCGTGCGCAGACGATCGCTATGGTGACTTCCTGCGGTCTGTAACGTACAGTAGTGTTTCTGGTTTCCTGTTCCTACGCTTCTTTTGCCCGGCTATCCTGAACCCGAAGCTTTTCGGGCTTTTGAAAG ATCACCCTCGTCCTCGTGCACAGCGTACGTTGACTCTCGTTGCCAAGGCCTTGCAGGGTCTTGCCAACATGACAACATTCGGCAATAAAGAACCTTGGATGGAACCGATGAACAAATTCCTCGTCGGTCATCGCTCGGAATtcaaagactttgttgattCGGTTTGTGCGATTCCCGCCGATCGACCAGTCCCTACCGTCACCCCCTCCTACACTACCCCTTTTCAAATCCTTGGGCGGTTGCCGCCCACATCGCGCGAGGGATTCCCTAGCCTTCCATTCCTCATTGACTATGCCCGCTCCTTCGCGAATTTGATCCAAGTCTGGCTTGATGTCTCCCCGGAACGACTCGACGAATTGACCGAACTAGACGTGAACCTTTCTAAGTTCCAGaaagaagcccttcgcctACGGGCGCGCACTGAGGAGTGTCTCAAACGAGCCGAGCAAGCTGAGCGGCCAAGTGGAAACCTCGAGATCAAATGGGAAGCACTGGTAGATTCGATGGAACGACCCGTAACCTTCTACGACGAAAACTCAAGCAAACCCATCGCCCCAGCGCTAGACACGTCAACTGGTACTGCAGCGGTCCCAAGCAGCCATCGCAATTCGACTGGCTACTTTTCTACGCGTCCGACAGTTCCCCGCCGGTCCACTGACCGCGCCCCAGATGCCGAGGATGAGACGCCCCCAAGCTCGTCTTCGGCGAACTGGGACCAAAGCCGCATTCCATTTTCCATCCCACGTTGGTCTGACACACGAGACAGCACCGGAAGCTCGAAGAACTCCTCGACCTACTCTCTCGAGAACCCCGAGTCCTCCAAGGCACGCAGGTCCAGCATCACGAAAGACTCCTCCTCAAGCAAGTATCGCTTCTTCGACTTTGTTCCCGCTCCCTCCCGACGCAAGGCCAAGGAACGTGACCAGACTCAAAACCACTCCCACGAGGATCTACGCAATGAACCCTAA
- a CDS encoding Autophagy protein Apg9, putative codes for MMSSNILSRFLPPTGSPSVYEAIRQHDAGSEYSDLEERAGLVLDDQQEQFSERELEEALADAQDSEIISPSTALLDQPRSGKVPEERASPSGTRRRKSSQPRWIAHESPLGYELDDHDEDVPQSLLIEGHHEDLKSRLPPPPRSHDRSNRRSTPSLGPSSQPPGARWNERAVHQPPPSESGHPIGSWFTGQHPGLANVDPKKKAMWRWANVEDLDNFLKDVYIYFLGNGVWSILLTRVLNLLTFAFVVGFSTFLTNCIDYTKVRRSKTLGDILVPRCTANMSGSSTFLLWLFSFFWIGKLFQYLLDIRRLKHLHDFYLYLLGVSDAEVQTISWQEVVSRLMALRDSNPSTAAAVSTKHRRFLGSQSKQRIDAHDIANRLMRKENYMIALVNKDILDLTLPIPFLKNRQLFSRTMEWNLNLCVMDYVFNEQGQLRTLFLRDTHRRALSDGLRRRFVFAGVMNIFVAPFIVVYFMMHYFFRYFNEFKKNPGQIGSRQYTPMAEWKFREFNELWHLFERRINMSYPFASRYVDQFPKDKTVQVARFVSFISGALASVLALVSVIDPELFLGFEITPDRTVLFYLGVFGTVWAFARGLAPEETDVFDPEYALLELIDFTHYFPSGWKGRLHSDDVRKEFAVLYQMKIVIFLEEILSMIFTPFVLWFSLPKCSDRLIDFFREFTVHVDGVGYLCSFAVFDFKKGTNVLSQAGPARREPGKQDLRTDYFSTKDGKMLASYYGFLDNYGTTNQPTSRRSFHPPPTLPTLGSPTAAEFGALPDHLQTRTGPNYGVPFSPQITMGASKLRQIGGFDRRSPAPSMLLDPHHQPSTTGFRAVARTTPQQHQRSRLGRSKHPSTGSIDDDEEPLSQDGHDSATRQSGARTGTSSTGAGTSDSHLGDSWRMNPLSRDEDDPAEGDEDENIDAIAGGGGVLGLIQQFQKANTEGRRTNVGI; via the exons ATGATGTCCTCTAACATATTGTCACGATTCTTACCCCCAACGGGCTCACCATCGGTTTACGAGGCCATTCGCCAACATGACGCCGGCTCCGAGTACTCTGATCTTGAAGAACGTGCAGGCTTGGTTTTAGACGACCAACAGGAACAGTTCAGTGAGCGGGAACTGGAGGAAGCACTAGCGGATGCGCAGGACAGTGAAATAATCAGTCCCAGCACTGCATTGCTCGACCAACCACGGTCGGGCAAGGTACCCGAAGAGCGAGCTTCTCCATCTGGCACCCGCCGTCGCAAGTCGTCCCAGCCTCGGTGGATTGCACATGAGTCACCTCTCGGCTATGAGCTTGATGACCATGACGAAGACGTCCCTCAATCTCTCCTGATAGAAGGTCACCATGAAGACCTGAAATCACGGTTACCTCCTCCACCTCGGTCTCACGACCGATCGAATAGACGAAGTACTCCCAGTCTTGGGCCATCATCGCAACCTCCTGGAGCTCGTTGGAATGAACGAGCAGTACATCAACCACCGCCCAGTGAAAGCGGCCATCCAATAGGGAGCTGGTTCACTGGTCAGCACCCCGGCCTTGCCAATGTTGACCCAAAGAAGAAGGCAATGTGGCGGTGGGCAAATGTCGAGGATCTGGATAACTTCTTAAAGGACGTCTACATATACTTCTTAGGGAACGGAGTTTGGTCTATTCTGCTGACCCGGGTGCTGAACCTCTT GACATTTGCATTCGTCGTTGGTTTCTCTACATTTTTAACCAACTGCATTGATTACACTAAGGTCCGGCGGAGCAAGACTCTGGGTGATATCCTTGTGCCCCGATGCACAGCGAATATGTCCGGGTCGTCTACATTTTTGCTGTGGCTCTTTAGCTTCTTCTGGATTGGGAAGCTTTTCCAATACCTGCTAGACATTCGCAGGCTCAAACACCTGCATGACTTCTATCTCTACCTACTCGGCGTTTCAGATGCCGAGGTCCAGACGATTTCTTGGCAGGAAGTCGTCAGTCGATTGATGGCGTTGAGAGACTCAAATCCATCTACCGCAGCTGCGGTTTCCACCAAACATCGAAGATTCCTGGGCAGCCAGTCAAAGCAGCGAATAGACGCTCACGACATTGCTAACCGCCTAATGCGCAAGGAGAACTATATGATCGCGTTGGTAAACAAGGATATCTTGGATCTCACTCTTCCTATTCCATTCCTCAAAAATCGACAACTGTTCTCCCGAACTATGGAATGGAATCTCAATCTTTGCGTCATGGACTATGTCTTTAATGAGCAAGGCCAACTGCGAACCCTGTTCCTCAGGGACACGCATCGAAGAGCGCTGAGTGATGGGCTACGTCGGCGCTTTGTTTTCGCTGGCGTCATGAATATTTTCGTAGCGCCCTTTATTGTGGTCTATTTTATGATGCACTACTTCTTCCGATACTTCAATGAATTCAAGAAGAATCCGGGCCAAATCGGTTCCCGCCAATATACACCTATGGCGGAATGGAAATTTCGCGAGTTCAATGAGCTTTGGCATCTCTTTGAGCGTCGGATCAACATGTCTTATCCATTTGCCAGTCGGTATGTTGACCAATTTCCCAAGGATAAGACTGTTCAAGTGGCACGGTTTGTTTCTTTCATTTCTGGGGCTCTTGCCTCAGTGTTGGCCCTTGTCTCAGTGATAGACCCAGAGCTCTTCCTTGGGTTTGAGATTACGCCCGACCGGACTGTGCTATTCTATCTTGGTGTTTTCGGTACAGTCTGGGCTTTTGCGCGAGGGCTGGCACCCGAAGAGACCGATGTCTTCGATCCCGAGTATGCACTCCTCGAGCTGATCGACTTCACACACTACTTCCCGTCCGGATGGAAGGGACGTTTACATAGCGACGACGTTCGGAAAGAATTCGCAGTCCTCTATCAGATGAAGATCGTGATATTCTTAGAAGAGATCTTGAGCATGATTTTCACTCCTTTCGTCCTATGGTTCAGCTTGCCTAAATGTAGTGACCGCCTCATTGACTTCTTCCGGGAGTTCACCGTGCATGTTGATGGTGTGGGCTATCTTTGCTCTTTTGCCGTCTTCGATTTCAAGAAGGGCACGAATGTGCTCTCCCAAGCTGGACCCGCGCGCCGGGAACCTGGAAAACAGGATCTACGCACTGATTACTTCTCAACTAAAGACGGCAAAATGCTAGCTTCCTACTATGGATTCTTGGACAACTACGGTACCACCAATCAACCCACCAGCCGGCGATCATTCCACCCACCGCCAACCTTACCAACCCTCGGCTCGCCCACTGCAGCCGAGTTCGGTGCTCTCCCTGACCATCTCCAGACACGTACTGGACCCAACTACGGTGTGCCGTTTAGCCCTCAAATAACGATGGGTGCCTCTAAACTAAGGCAAATTGGAGGATTTGATCGCCGCTCTCCTGCCCCGTCCATGCTTCTTGACCCGCACCACCAACCCTCGACCACCGGGTTCCGCGCCGTAGCTCGAACCACCCCTCAGCAGCACCAGCGCTCCCGGCTCGGACGCTCAAAACACCCGTCCACGGGTTCTATCGACGACGATGAAGAACCACTGTCTCAAGACGGCCATGATTCAGCAACACGGCAGTCCGGTGCTCGTACCGGTACTTCCAGTACAGGCGCAGGCACAAGTGACAGCCACCTCGGCGATTCTTGGCGCATGAACCCACTCAGCAGAGACGAAGATGACCCCGCTGAGGGCGATGAAGACGAAAATATCGACGCCATCGCTGGCGGGGGCGGTGTTTTGGGCTTAATTCAGCAGTTCCAGAAAGCCAACACCGAAGGTAGACGGACAAACGTGGGGATATAG